The DNA region TGGTATTTTCGAGTTAATAAAACTGAAAAAATTAAAAGCTAAATCTATATATTAATCCGGTTAAAATTTTTCCATCTGTACACTCTAAAAATAAAAAGGGATGGGTAATCAGAGTCAGACTCCAGTACAGGAGGTCTGACTCGATTTTTTTGAACACTTTTATAAAAAAATTTGCTAAAATGTGCTGGATGATTGCTATCGTGCTATTATATTTCTTGATGAGAATTGAATAGGCTTGTTAATTATTCTGAATATTATTAAAATAGAGAGAGAGGGGGATCTAAATGGAACCGATTATTCGCGTGGAAAATGTTTCATTTTCCTACAAAATCAATGAAAAAACGACTGTTCCTGTTCTAAAAGAGGTTTCCTTTTCTATTTATCCAGGAGAATATGTTGCCATTATTGGACACAATGGTTCGGGGAAATCAACATTATCCAAGCATTTAAATGGCTTATTAACCCCAGCTTCCGGTGATGTTTGGGTTCACGGCATCAATACCAAAGATGATAGTAAAAAATTAGATATTCGAAAAGCCGTGGGCATGGTTTTTCAGCATCCTGACAATCAAATTGTAGCAACCATTGTCGAGGAAGACGTGGCGTTTGGATTAGAAAATATCGGAGTGCCTCGTGATGAGATGAAGAAGAGAATTGATGACTCTTTAGCTGTCGTTAACATGTCAGAGTTCAGAAACAGACCGCCCCATCATTTGTCAGGCGGTCAAAAACAACGGGTAGCCATCGCAGGTGTATTAGCGATGCAGCCTGATTGCATTGTCTTTGATGAATCAACGAGTATGCTAGATAGTTTCGGTAAAGACGAAGTACTTGAAGTGATGCACGAAATGAATCGCAAAGGGATGACGATCATTACTGTTACCCATCGGATGTCTGAAGCTGCGGAGGCCGATCGAATTATCGTTGTGGAGGACGGGAAAATCGTGAGGGATGGGACGCCGCGTGAGATTTTTAAACATAGGAAAGAGCTGGAAGAATTACAATTAGATGTCCCGGCTGTGAGTCAAATGGCGGAACATGTACATAATCAGTTAGCCGATTTTCCAAAGGAGTTAATCCATGAGGATGAGCTAATTACTGAGATAGAAAATTATAGCAAAGCAAAAGCTGAGGAGGTGCGGTGATGACTCCTATAATCGAGATAGAGAATTTATCGCATACCTACATGAAAGGAACGCCGATGGAACATGCAGCCTTAAAGGGAACAAGCATGGTTGTCGAAGAGGGCGAATGTATCGCGATAATCGGCCATACTGGTTCAGGGAAATCAACCCTCATTCAACATTTCAATGGCTTAATTAGACCGGATTCAGGAAAAGTGTTCATTGATGGTGAGGATTTATCAAAGAAAAAGATCGATATGAAAACACTTAGAAGAAAGGTCGGACTTGTTTTTCAAAATCCTGAGGATCAGATTTTTGAAAAATTAATTGGTGATGATATAGCTTATGGTCCGTTTAAATTGGGATTGCCGTTAAAAGAGGTGCGTGAACGAGTTAAATGGGCAATGGGTGTTGTCGGTTTGGACTTCGAGGAAATGAAGGATAGACAAACCTTCGCCTTAAGTGGCGGGCAGAAGCGGAAGGTAGCGCTTGCTGGTATTCTAGCATTAAAACCGAAGATATTGGTTCTTGATGAACCAACTGCAGGACTTGACCCTAGGTCGCGTAATGAATTGCTAGAAAAAATTAAAGTTCTAAATAAAGTAGAAAAGTTAACCGTCATTTTTGTTTCACACAATATGGAGGAAGTGGCCTATCTTGCTGATAGGGTTTATGTTATGGCAGGTGGAACGGCAAGGTTGACAGGAACTCCAGAAGAGATTTTTACCAACAAGGAAAAATTGCAGCAATTCAAAATTGGAACGCCAGAAACAGTTCAGGTGCTCTACCGACTCAGTGATCTTGGCTACAAGGTAAATACAGCAGCTTTCTCTATTAGAGAAGCTTCAAATGAAATTAGTAAGATTCTTACCGGAGAAGAGGGGAAGAATCTTGGCTAGCGAATTTGAATTATCCCGAAATATTACCATTGGGCAATACGTTCCAACTGGTTCGTTTATTCATCAATTGGATCCAAGAATTAAGCTGTTTGTGTTTACCATTCTTGTTGTTGCCATTGCTCTTAATACGAGTTATTTAGGAAATGCCATTGGTTTGCTCTTATCTATTTATTTATTCCTAGCATCGAAAATTCCGATTAGTTACGGGTTATCAGGAGTGAAGCCTGCGATTCCCTTTATTATCCTACTGGCTGTTCTTCAGCTGCTGTTCCAGGGCAGGATATTTTCAGGCGGTACGGTTTACTTTGACTATGGATTTATCCTGGTCACAAGTGAAAGTATCCGTTTAGTAATTGTATCTGCTGTTCGATTTGTGGAGATTATTTTCTTAAGCAGTGTGCTTACACTCTCTACATCAACAACGGCACTAACACATGCAA from Neobacillus sp. FSL H8-0543 includes:
- a CDS encoding energy-coupling factor transporter transmembrane component T codes for the protein MASEFELSRNITIGQYVPTGSFIHQLDPRIKLFVFTILVVAIALNTSYLGNAIGLLLSIYLFLASKIPISYGLSGVKPAIPFIILLAVLQLLFQGRIFSGGTVYFDYGFILVTSESIRLVIVSAVRFVEIIFLSSVLTLSTSTTALTHAIQGLLNPLKKVKFPVHELSLIITIAIRFVPTFAMEMEKMMKAQASRGADFGSGSWWRIIQRTKDMLPIIIPLFNIALSRAEDLILAMESRCYTPGNDRTTFSVYKALARDYLVLIIGLLFSVLLLFYPFPY
- a CDS encoding energy-coupling factor transporter ATPase, whose protein sequence is MMTPIIEIENLSHTYMKGTPMEHAALKGTSMVVEEGECIAIIGHTGSGKSTLIQHFNGLIRPDSGKVFIDGEDLSKKKIDMKTLRRKVGLVFQNPEDQIFEKLIGDDIAYGPFKLGLPLKEVRERVKWAMGVVGLDFEEMKDRQTFALSGGQKRKVALAGILALKPKILVLDEPTAGLDPRSRNELLEKIKVLNKVEKLTVIFVSHNMEEVAYLADRVYVMAGGTARLTGTPEEIFTNKEKLQQFKIGTPETVQVLYRLSDLGYKVNTAAFSIREASNEISKILTGEEGKNLG
- a CDS encoding energy-coupling factor transporter ATPase, which encodes MEPIIRVENVSFSYKINEKTTVPVLKEVSFSIYPGEYVAIIGHNGSGKSTLSKHLNGLLTPASGDVWVHGINTKDDSKKLDIRKAVGMVFQHPDNQIVATIVEEDVAFGLENIGVPRDEMKKRIDDSLAVVNMSEFRNRPPHHLSGGQKQRVAIAGVLAMQPDCIVFDESTSMLDSFGKDEVLEVMHEMNRKGMTIITVTHRMSEAAEADRIIVVEDGKIVRDGTPREIFKHRKELEELQLDVPAVSQMAEHVHNQLADFPKELIHEDELITEIENYSKAKAEEVR